One part of the Bacillus sp. FJAT-27916 genome encodes these proteins:
- a CDS encoding prolyl oligopeptidase family serine peptidase → MIQIEKVTVEDVPMLIIGKQDLKNIPLPGFIFLHGFMSAKEHNLHYAYLLAERGFRVFLPDAIMHGERGGDYSEEVMSKSFWKIILSSIKELPKIKHYITEYGYVIHDRIALGGTSMGAITTFGALTQYEWIKAAVSMMGTPAYQDFTHGMLKQGLEGISEAEVKETLDALTKYDLSLQPEKLNGRPLFIWHGEKDPVVPIAGIRTFLESQARHFKDEQVTYVTDEQAGHAVTRKGLLEAVNWIEEKVI, encoded by the coding sequence ATGATTCAAATAGAGAAAGTAACGGTAGAAGATGTTCCAATGCTGATCATCGGCAAGCAGGATTTGAAGAATATCCCGCTGCCAGGGTTTATTTTTCTGCATGGATTCATGAGCGCGAAAGAGCATAATCTTCATTATGCTTATCTCCTTGCTGAGCGTGGGTTCAGAGTGTTTCTTCCAGATGCGATTATGCATGGGGAAAGAGGGGGAGACTATTCAGAAGAGGTGATGTCTAAATCTTTCTGGAAGATTATTCTATCGTCTATTAAAGAATTACCGAAAATTAAGCACTATATAACGGAGTATGGTTATGTGATTCATGATCGAATTGCGCTTGGAGGAACATCTATGGGGGCAATCACAACCTTTGGGGCTCTTACACAATATGAGTGGATTAAGGCAGCTGTCAGCATGATGGGGACTCCTGCTTACCAAGATTTTACCCATGGGATGCTGAAACAAGGGCTAGAAGGAATCAGCGAGGCGGAGGTTAAGGAAACCTTGGATGCTTTAACCAAATATGATTTATCCTTGCAGCCTGAAAAGCTGAATGGAAGACCGTTATTTATTTGGCACGGCGAGAAGGACCCGGTTGTCCCGATAGCTGGCATACGCACCTTCCTCGAAAGTCAGGCTCGGCATTTTAAGGATGAGCAGGTTACATATGTGACAGATGAGCAAGCAGGCCATGCGGTTACAAGAAAAGGCTTGCTTGAGGCTGTAAACTGGATTGAAGAAAAGGTCATATAA
- a CDS encoding molybdopterin molybdotransferase MoeA: MEMRKPIPVGEAVQRVMEHALIGQDELLPIHTCFNETLAQDITATHDVPYFDRSPYDGFAIRSRDTLHASRDFPVEFEVIEEIGAGMVATRKLEDNQAVRIMTGAQMPAEADAVIMLELVREIKRDGRNFIQIKRKVKEGENVSFKGEDARKGELLVKKGTKLNPGIKAVLATFGYTKVPVAKKPVIGLFATGTELLDVGEELQPGKIRNSNSYMLADQIKRAGGDVKFFGILPDDLEGSYSAISDALDKVDLLITTGGVSVGDYDYMPDIYHRLGARVLFNKVAMRPGSVTTVAAMGGKILFGLSGNPSASYVGFELFVRPIIRTMLHSPNPHLKRVSAVLGEDFTKANPFTRFVRSRTYYEDGRLCVVPSGKDKSNMVMSLVTANSFAILPGGTRGYQKGEEVDILLLEDEEGSAWPW, translated from the coding sequence ATGGAGATGAGGAAACCGATACCGGTAGGGGAAGCTGTTCAAAGAGTTATGGAGCATGCGCTGATTGGACAGGATGAATTACTGCCTATACATACTTGCTTTAATGAAACACTCGCACAAGATATAACCGCAACTCATGATGTACCTTATTTTGATCGCTCTCCATATGACGGGTTTGCTATACGTTCGAGGGATACACTTCATGCATCAAGGGATTTCCCGGTTGAATTTGAAGTGATCGAAGAGATTGGTGCTGGTATGGTTGCGACAAGAAAGCTTGAGGATAACCAAGCTGTCAGAATCATGACAGGCGCTCAAATGCCGGCAGAGGCAGACGCTGTTATCATGCTTGAGCTCGTTCGTGAAATAAAACGGGACGGCAGGAACTTCATCCAGATCAAGCGTAAGGTGAAAGAGGGAGAGAATGTATCGTTTAAGGGGGAGGATGCGAGGAAGGGAGAGTTGCTCGTAAAGAAGGGAACAAAGTTGAACCCGGGAATTAAGGCGGTTTTAGCGACATTTGGCTATACGAAGGTCCCCGTGGCGAAGAAGCCTGTTATCGGTCTTTTTGCAACGGGAACGGAGCTGCTTGATGTGGGTGAGGAACTGCAGCCAGGAAAGATACGAAACAGCAATTCCTATATGCTGGCTGACCAGATTAAGAGAGCTGGAGGGGATGTGAAATTTTTCGGTATCTTGCCTGACGATCTTGAAGGGAGCTATTCGGCTATAAGTGATGCTTTGGATAAAGTGGATCTGCTGATTACGACTGGCGGGGTTTCGGTTGGTGATTATGATTATATGCCCGATATTTATCATCGCCTTGGGGCGCGTGTTCTGTTTAATAAGGTTGCCATGAGGCCGGGCAGCGTGACAACTGTTGCAGCCATGGGAGGGAAAATCCTCTTCGGCTTATCCGGGAATCCCTCAGCAAGCTATGTTGGTTTTGAATTATTTGTCAGGCCAATCATCCGCACAATGCTCCACTCACCAAATCCCCACCTTAAGAGAGTGAGCGCTGTACTCGGTGAGGATTTCACAAAGGCAAACCCCTTTACCCGCTTTGTCAGGAGTCGTACTTATTACGAGGATGGCCGGCTTTGTGTCGTTCCGAGTGGAAAGGATAAGTCCAATATGGTGATGAGCTTAGTTACTGCCAATTCTTTTGCCATTCTCCCCGGCGGGACAAGAGGGTATCAAAAGGGGGAAGAGGTGGATATTCTCTTGCTTGAGGATGAAGAAGGGAGTGCATGGCCTTGGTAG
- the ltrA gene encoding group II intron reverse transcriptase/maturase: protein MLLNQILSRENMLLALKRVEKNKGSHGVDKMPVQNLRQHLVENWSSIREAILEGTYEPMPVRRVEIPKPDGGFRLLGIPTVTDRLIQQAIAQVVSKIYDPMFSEHSYGFRPNRSAHDAVRKAKGYIQEGYRWVVDMDLEKFFDKVNHDRLMSTLAKRIDEKPLLKLIRRYLQAGVMINGVVTSMEKGTPQGGPLSPLLSNIVLDELDKELESREHRFVRYADDCNIYVKSKRAGERTLASIQRLIEGKLRLKVNEKKSAVGRPWKRKFLGFTFASTKEPKIRIAKASIQRMKEKVRKITSRKMPYPMEYRIQKLNQYLTGWCGYFALADTKAIFGLLDKWIRRRLRMCLWKNWKNPKDKIRYLMNLGVPKGKAYEWGNSRKGYWRISKSPILHKALYLLV, encoded by the coding sequence ATGCTTTTGAATCAAATCCTGTCACGGGAGAATATGCTTCTCGCATTAAAGCGAGTCGAAAAGAATAAAGGAAGTCATGGAGTAGATAAGATGCCCGTACAAAACCTACGTCAGCACTTAGTCGAAAATTGGTCTTCCATCAGAGAAGCTATTCTGGAGGGAACCTACGAACCGATGCCAGTCCGAAGAGTCGAAATCCCGAAACCTGATGGCGGCTTCCGGCTACTGGGAATCCCTACCGTGACAGACCGTTTGATTCAACAGGCGATAGCCCAAGTGGTATCGAAGATATACGACCCCATGTTCTCCGAACATAGTTATGGCTTCCGACCAAACCGGAGTGCCCATGACGCTGTACGGAAGGCGAAGGGCTACATCCAAGAAGGATACAGATGGGTAGTAGACATGGACTTGGAGAAGTTCTTTGACAAGGTCAATCATGACCGACTAATGAGCACGTTGGCAAAGAGAATCGATGAGAAACCTCTATTGAAACTAATTCGCCGGTATTTACAAGCTGGAGTGATGATCAATGGAGTGGTTACCAGTATGGAGAAAGGAACTCCTCAGGGAGGTCCCCTAAGCCCCTTACTTTCAAATATTGTCCTAGATGAATTGGATAAAGAATTAGAAAGCCGGGAACATCGATTCGTACGCTATGCGGATGATTGCAATATCTACGTGAAATCCAAGCGTGCAGGTGAACGAACCTTGGCCAGCATTCAACGACTCATTGAGGGGAAGCTCCGATTGAAAGTGAATGAGAAGAAGTCAGCGGTAGGCCGACCTTGGAAACGTAAGTTTCTGGGGTTTACTTTCGCATCGACGAAAGAGCCAAAAATTCGCATCGCAAAAGCGAGCATCCAGCGAATGAAGGAGAAGGTCCGGAAAATCACTTCCAGGAAGATGCCTTACCCAATGGAATACCGGATTCAGAAACTGAACCAGTATCTAACCGGATGGTGTGGATACTTCGCGTTAGCCGATACGAAGGCTATTTTTGGATTGTTGGATAAATGGATACGCAGAAGGTTGCGAATGTGCTTGTGGAAGAACTGGAAGAACCCAAAGGATAAGATAAGGTACCTCATGAACCTAGGTGTTCCGAAAGGAAAAGCTTATGAATGGGGGAACAGTCGGAAAGGCTATTGGCGTATCTCGAAAAGTCCAATATTACACAAAGCCCTATACCTATTGGT
- a CDS encoding DUF3813 domain-containing protein, giving the protein MRNELFGRAKKAVELAYNSNGSQPELIAKARNELSSAFANSTIAEQAQLHQMQDLLDSLENSIQIE; this is encoded by the coding sequence ATGCGGAATGAATTATTTGGTCGTGCAAAGAAAGCCGTTGAACTAGCCTATAACAGCAATGGAAGCCAGCCGGAATTGATTGCAAAGGCAAGGAATGAACTTTCCTCAGCTTTTGCCAATTCCACCATTGCTGAACAAGCGCAGCTTCATCAAATGCAAGATCTGCTTGATTCCCTGGAAAACAGCATTCAAATCGAGTAG
- the argJ gene encoding bifunctional ornithine acetyltransferase/N-acetylglutamate synthase, whose product MNAEVKELMKAIDGGILAPKGFWAEGIHAGLRYSHNDLGILYSERPAQAAAVYTLNSYQAAPIHVTKESIAKNGTLQALVVNSACANACTGERGLKDAETMRAAVADKFGLTPYDVAVASTGVIGQFLEIEKITAGIKEIELTKESSGGEGFEKAILTTDTCTKKCAFEAVIDGVTVSMGGAAKGSGMIHPNMATMLGFVTTDAKVEQKSLERALRKVTDISFNQITVDGDTSTNDMVLVMANGAAGNELLNENHPDWLIFMTLLKETCECLAKKIARDGEGATKLVEVHVTGAETDLEAKTIAKTVIASNLVKTAVYGADANWGRIVGAMGRSNIPFNQERVSISFGPVEVFHHGTPVIFDEEKARDYLLGDEVQILIQLADGLGAGKAWGCDLTYDYVKINASYRT is encoded by the coding sequence ATGAATGCAGAGGTGAAGGAGTTAATGAAAGCAATCGACGGCGGTATCTTGGCACCGAAGGGATTTTGGGCAGAAGGAATTCATGCTGGGCTTCGCTATTCACACAATGATTTAGGAATTCTTTATTCAGAGAGGCCGGCACAGGCAGCAGCGGTATATACATTGAACTCTTATCAGGCAGCGCCAATCCATGTTACGAAGGAGAGCATTGCAAAAAACGGTACCCTGCAAGCATTGGTTGTGAACAGTGCCTGTGCAAATGCATGTACTGGAGAACGCGGATTAAAGGACGCCGAAACGATGCGGGCAGCAGTTGCTGATAAGTTCGGCTTAACCCCCTATGATGTAGCTGTCGCATCAACGGGAGTGATTGGTCAATTCCTCGAGATTGAGAAGATTACAGCCGGTATTAAAGAGATTGAACTCACAAAGGAATCGTCCGGCGGGGAAGGTTTTGAAAAGGCAATCTTGACGACAGATACTTGTACGAAAAAGTGTGCGTTTGAAGCCGTTATCGATGGAGTGACTGTTTCCATGGGAGGGGCGGCTAAAGGCTCTGGTATGATTCATCCCAATATGGCAACAATGCTTGGGTTTGTGACCACGGATGCTAAGGTTGAGCAGAAATCACTTGAACGTGCGTTAAGGAAGGTGACCGATATCTCCTTTAACCAGATTACCGTTGACGGAGATACCTCCACAAATGACATGGTTCTAGTTATGGCTAACGGTGCCGCCGGAAATGAGCTGTTGAATGAAAACCATCCTGATTGGCTTATCTTTATGACCTTGCTGAAGGAGACATGTGAATGTCTCGCAAAGAAAATAGCTCGTGATGGAGAGGGTGCGACGAAATTAGTGGAGGTTCATGTGACTGGTGCAGAAACTGACCTAGAAGCAAAGACCATCGCCAAGACAGTGATTGCTTCTAATCTCGTTAAGACGGCCGTTTATGGTGCAGATGCAAACTGGGGAAGGATTGTTGGTGCAATGGGACGCAGCAATATCCCGTTTAATCAGGAAAGGGTTAGTATTTCCTTTGGTCCTGTTGAAGTCTTTCATCACGGTACTCCGGTCATTTTTGATGAGGAAAAGGCGCGTGATTATTTGCTTGGAGATGAAGTGCAGATTCTCATCCAATTGGCGGATGGACTTGGTGCAGGCAAGGCATGGGGCTGCGACTTGACCTATGATTATGTCAAAATCAATGCCAGCTATCGAACGTAG
- a CDS encoding MOSC domain-containing protein produces the protein MLEGHIESVRIGTPKPLPYRSKIVQSAIFKEAVTEPIYVTLTNLDGDIQADTKHHGGPDKAVCAYAAENYAFFTEKIGQAFPFGSFGENLTVSGLREDSIMIGDILSIGECILQVSQPREPCYKIAARHNLVQLPVWIRQTGYSGYYFRVLKEGSLQAGDSAILKERGKGGITVASANTIMYGDDTPSEQIKRLLNEEALSASWSKQLTKKLASLT, from the coding sequence ATGCTAGAAGGCCATATCGAAAGCGTGCGCATTGGTACGCCCAAACCATTGCCCTACCGCAGCAAGATCGTACAATCAGCCATCTTTAAAGAGGCAGTCACAGAACCGATTTATGTCACCCTCACGAACCTAGATGGCGACATTCAAGCCGATACGAAGCATCATGGCGGCCCAGATAAAGCCGTTTGTGCATATGCAGCGGAAAACTATGCATTTTTTACCGAAAAGATTGGCCAAGCCTTCCCTTTTGGCTCCTTTGGAGAAAATTTAACAGTCAGCGGTCTCAGAGAGGATTCAATCATGATTGGTGATATTCTCTCTATCGGGGAATGCATTCTGCAAGTATCCCAGCCGCGGGAACCTTGCTATAAAATCGCTGCAAGGCACAATCTCGTTCAGCTGCCTGTGTGGATTAGGCAGACAGGCTATTCCGGTTATTATTTCCGCGTATTGAAAGAAGGCAGCCTTCAAGCAGGTGACAGCGCCATTCTTAAAGAAAGGGGCAAAGGCGGGATTACTGTTGCTTCAGCAAACACCATTATGTATGGAGATGATACCCCTTCTGAACAAATTAAGCGGCTTTTAAACGAGGAGGCATTATCAGCCTCCTGGAGCAAACAGCTGACGAAGAAACTAGCAAGCCTCACATGA
- a CDS encoding glycosyltransferase family 4 protein, whose product MRILHVIRQYKPVIGGMENFVENLAVHLKEKGIESEVLTLNADFSNGERFPEAEIINGIAVRRIPYFGSRRYPIALSAVNYLSEFDLIHIHGVDFLLDYLAGLKLIHKKPMILSTHGGFFHTKKFYLYKKLHFHTFTKMSLRNMSWIVADSEPDYETFKPISPERIELIENGINFDHYHTVAQEKGRKNRFIFVGRFSKNKRIDKLLDLVARLKTEFPDVHLSVVGRDYDHLKGEFLNLIERYDIGHHVTICEALSEENLLKEMAEAAYFISASEYEGFGLSSLEAMAGGRTAFLSQIPSFKKMVSDGKNGYLVDFEDMDSAAEKIKQVLRSGAHDSVRFAGVETARQHSWGAIVDKFISMYEMVQNEETAPVSKVK is encoded by the coding sequence ATGAGAATTCTTCATGTAATCAGGCAATACAAGCCGGTAATTGGCGGGATGGAAAATTTCGTGGAAAACTTAGCTGTTCACTTGAAGGAAAAAGGCATTGAATCAGAGGTATTAACGTTAAATGCTGATTTCTCCAATGGAGAAAGATTCCCGGAGGCCGAAATCATCAATGGCATAGCGGTAAGGAGAATCCCCTATTTTGGATCTCGGCGCTATCCTATTGCTTTATCGGCTGTTAACTACTTATCAGAATTTGATTTAATTCATATACATGGCGTTGATTTCCTGCTGGATTATCTAGCTGGCTTGAAGCTGATTCATAAAAAGCCCATGATTTTATCTACACATGGAGGTTTCTTTCACACGAAAAAATTCTATTTATATAAGAAACTCCATTTCCATACCTTCACAAAGATGAGTCTGAGGAACATGAGCTGGATTGTGGCAGACAGTGAGCCTGATTATGAAACATTTAAGCCGATTTCACCCGAGCGAATTGAGTTAATCGAGAATGGAATTAACTTCGACCACTATCATACGGTTGCACAGGAAAAGGGAAGAAAGAACCGCTTTATCTTTGTCGGCAGATTTTCTAAAAATAAGCGGATTGATAAGCTGCTTGATCTGGTTGCCCGCTTAAAAACAGAATTTCCAGATGTTCATCTATCGGTTGTTGGAAGGGACTATGATCATTTGAAGGGGGAATTCCTGAACTTGATTGAGCGTTATGATATTGGACATCATGTGACCATCTGTGAGGCTCTATCAGAGGAGAATCTATTAAAGGAAATGGCCGAGGCAGCCTATTTTATTTCAGCTTCTGAGTATGAAGGATTCGGTCTATCTTCTTTAGAAGCTATGGCTGGTGGACGTACAGCCTTCCTGAGCCAGATTCCTTCCTTCAAAAAGATGGTATCAGATGGGAAGAATGGTTATTTGGTTGATTTTGAGGATATGGATTCAGCGGCAGAGAAGATTAAGCAAGTTCTTCGGAGCGGGGCGCATGATTCTGTCAGGTTCGCAGGTGTAGAGACAGCTAGACAACATTCATGGGGAGCTATTGTGGATAAATTCATCAGCATGTATGAGATGGTTCAAAATGAGGAGACAGCACCTGTATCGAAGGTGAAGTGA
- a CDS encoding Cof-type HAD-IIB family hydrolase, with protein MSEKHLIVLDLDGTLLKDDKTISPRTKNVLQTLKNNGHEVMIATGRPFRSSEPYYREVGMTTPIVNFNGAFVHHPLSKSWGMHHTPLDIKVAKDIVEALDHYRYFNIIAEVKDDVYFHYHDEKLLDVFKMGNPSVTTGDLRRFLQDSPTSMLIHTEEEDVKQIRKHLSDVHAEVIDHRRWADPWHVIEIVRNGLSKAVGIDKVAKDLGIPKQRIIAFGDEDNDLEMIDYVGTGVAMGNGIEQLKSVANHITLTNEEDGIAVFLEDKFNIKSA; from the coding sequence ATGTCAGAAAAACATTTAATTGTGCTGGATTTAGACGGCACACTCTTAAAAGATGATAAAACGATTTCACCAAGAACCAAAAACGTGCTCCAAACCTTAAAGAACAACGGCCATGAAGTCATGATTGCAACCGGAAGACCGTTCCGCTCAAGTGAACCATACTACCGCGAGGTTGGCATGACGACTCCTATCGTGAACTTTAACGGGGCATTTGTCCACCATCCCCTATCCAAGTCATGGGGAATGCACCATACGCCACTGGATATTAAGGTAGCAAAGGACATTGTTGAAGCATTGGATCACTACCGTTACTTCAATATTATAGCTGAAGTGAAGGACGATGTTTATTTCCATTATCATGACGAGAAATTACTTGATGTCTTCAAGATGGGCAATCCAAGCGTCACAACTGGTGACCTCCGCCGCTTCCTGCAGGATTCGCCAACATCCATGCTAATACACACAGAGGAGGAGGATGTCAAACAAATCCGCAAGCATCTATCTGATGTTCACGCAGAAGTCATTGACCACAGACGCTGGGCTGATCCATGGCATGTCATTGAGATTGTCAGGAACGGATTAAGTAAAGCTGTCGGCATCGACAAGGTAGCCAAGGATTTAGGCATTCCAAAGCAACGCATCATTGCTTTTGGCGATGAAGATAATGACCTGGAAATGATTGATTATGTAGGAACTGGTGTGGCTATGGGCAATGGGATTGAACAATTGAAATCAGTCGCTAACCATATTACCTTAACGAATGAGGAAGACGGAATTGCTGTATTCCTTGAAGATAAATTCAATATTAAAAGTGCATGA
- the moaA gene encoding GTP 3',8-cyclase MoaA, which yields MNNEQITDMLDRPLRDLRISVIDRCNLRCQYCMPADQEYTFLPKGELLTFEEIERTASVFAELGVKKIRLTGGEPLLRRDLPVLVNMLSSIKGIEDIALTTNGILLPKQAKALKEAGVNRVNISLDSINESLFKLINGRGIGTKPVVDGIRAAKEAGFETKVNMVVKKGMNDDQIIPMAEFCREEGVQLRYIEFMDVGTTNDWKMDEVITKKDIFVLLNERFELEPLDPDYFGEVAKKYRYKDTNTLVGFITSVSESFCGSCTRARLSANGHVYTCLFSEAGHDIRDLLRSSSENELLRERIVSIWNHRHDRYSDQRTEAASKLRKKIEMSYIGG from the coding sequence ATGAATAATGAACAAATAACAGATATGCTTGACAGACCTCTCAGGGACTTAAGGATTTCGGTCATTGACCGATGCAATTTGAGGTGCCAATACTGCATGCCTGCTGATCAGGAGTATACCTTCCTTCCAAAGGGAGAGCTCTTAACATTTGAAGAAATAGAACGAACAGCCTCTGTTTTTGCTGAGCTCGGGGTAAAGAAGATTCGCTTGACTGGAGGAGAGCCGCTTCTTAGAAGAGATTTACCTGTACTGGTAAATATGCTGTCCAGTATCAAAGGGATAGAGGATATTGCTTTGACGACGAATGGAATCCTGCTTCCAAAGCAGGCGAAAGCCCTTAAGGAAGCGGGGGTTAACAGGGTCAATATTAGTTTGGACAGTATAAATGAATCTTTATTTAAGCTGATAAATGGAAGAGGAATAGGGACAAAACCTGTTGTAGATGGGATTCGGGCTGCTAAGGAGGCCGGCTTTGAGACGAAGGTGAACATGGTTGTCAAAAAAGGAATGAATGATGACCAGATTATCCCGATGGCAGAATTTTGCAGAGAAGAGGGTGTGCAGCTTCGTTACATAGAATTCATGGATGTCGGCACGACTAATGACTGGAAGATGGATGAGGTTATTACGAAGAAGGATATCTTTGTCCTATTGAATGAGCGGTTTGAACTTGAGCCGCTAGACCCGGATTACTTTGGTGAAGTAGCGAAGAAATACCGTTATAAGGATACGAATACCCTAGTTGGATTTATTACCTCCGTTTCAGAATCATTCTGCGGCAGTTGCACGAGGGCAAGATTATCAGCAAATGGTCATGTATATACATGCTTATTCAGTGAGGCTGGCCATGATATAAGAGACCTGCTGCGCAGTTCGAGTGAGAATGAACTTTTACGCGAACGAATTGTATCGATTTGGAACCATCGTCATGACCGTTATTCTGACCAGAGAACCGAAGCTGCATCTAAGCTGCGAAAGAAAATTGAAATGTCCTATATTGGCGGATGA
- the argC gene encoding N-acetyl-gamma-glutamyl-phosphate reductase, translating to MNVSVVGATGYSGMELIRLLANHPSFSLSGVYSSSTAGSRLDSENKQLHGLTQLIMKVYDADEIANTSDLVFLALPSGIAKKLVPGLYEKNLKIIDLSGDLRLKGQGEYEKWYKQPAAKAEYVQEAVYGLSEWNRQEIANARLIANPGCYSTASLLALAPLAANGLIESSDIIIDAKSGISGAGKKSTDTTHYAQTNENLSIYKVHKHQHIPEIEQQLRHWDASLEPVMFTTHLVPMTRGIMATIHAKVKKGVTASKIERTLVDHYGDEPFIRLRGDNQFPSTKEVYGTNYCDIGFRMDERTGRVTLVSVIDNLVKGAAGQAVHNANIMMGLEETEGLRLVPVFP from the coding sequence ATGAATGTCTCTGTTGTTGGTGCGACTGGCTATAGCGGAATGGAATTGATTCGGCTTTTGGCAAATCATCCTTCCTTTTCTTTATCAGGTGTATATTCCTCTTCGACAGCCGGTTCAAGGCTAGACTCAGAGAACAAGCAATTGCACGGCTTAACACAGCTAATAATGAAGGTGTACGATGCCGATGAGATTGCAAATACAAGCGATCTCGTATTCTTGGCTTTGCCAAGCGGAATTGCAAAGAAATTGGTACCTGGATTATATGAGAAAAATCTGAAGATCATTGACTTGTCGGGGGATTTAAGACTAAAGGGACAAGGTGAATATGAGAAATGGTATAAACAGCCGGCTGCTAAAGCGGAATATGTGCAGGAAGCTGTTTATGGATTGTCAGAGTGGAACCGACAGGAAATCGCAAATGCCAGGCTGATCGCTAATCCAGGCTGCTATTCAACCGCTTCCCTTCTAGCACTTGCACCCCTGGCAGCCAATGGATTGATTGAATCGAGCGACATCATTATCGATGCTAAGTCAGGTATATCAGGGGCAGGGAAAAAGAGTACGGATACGACTCATTATGCTCAGACAAATGAGAACCTATCGATATATAAAGTCCATAAACATCAGCATATCCCAGAAATTGAACAGCAACTGAGGCATTGGGATGCTTCCCTTGAACCGGTCATGTTTACGACTCATCTTGTCCCGATGACAAGAGGAATCATGGCAACCATACATGCAAAGGTAAAAAAGGGTGTGACAGCAAGCAAAATTGAAAGGACTCTAGTGGATCACTATGGAGACGAACCTTTCATTCGGCTGAGAGGGGATAATCAATTCCCATCAACCAAGGAAGTGTATGGCACGAACTACTGTGATATCGGCTTTCGAATGGATGAAAGGACTGGCAGAGTCACACTTGTATCTGTGATTGACAATCTTGTTAAAGGGGCTGCGGGTCAAGCGGTCCATAATGCAAATATCATGATGGGACTTGAGGAGACTGAGGGTCTGCGCTTAGTTCCAGTGTTCCCGTAA
- the mobB gene encoding molybdopterin-guanine dinucleotide biosynthesis protein B, with protein MALVAPVWQVVGYQNSGKTTFILSMIAYLKEKGIETAVLKHHGHGGKPDSTAWKDSDKHFHAGAAAALVEGEGFIHLQGRMDEESFLHKNLALLMVFNPEIIILEGYKKAPYPKIVLIREEEGLSLLEELTNCQAVLLWPEVNKNHEWIPFDVAVFSLEENMQIFEWLMGKMKLNHERI; from the coding sequence ATGGCCTTGGTAGCACCTGTTTGGCAAGTGGTCGGCTATCAAAATAGCGGTAAAACGACATTTATTCTTTCAATGATTGCTTATTTAAAAGAAAAAGGAATAGAGACAGCCGTGCTTAAGCATCATGGCCATGGTGGTAAGCCTGATTCAACTGCATGGAAGGATTCCGATAAGCACTTCCATGCAGGAGCGGCAGCAGCACTAGTGGAAGGAGAAGGATTCATCCATCTGCAAGGTCGGATGGATGAGGAATCCTTTTTGCATAAAAATCTAGCCTTATTAATGGTCTTTAATCCGGAAATTATTATCTTAGAGGGATATAAGAAGGCACCGTACCCTAAGATTGTGCTGATTCGTGAGGAAGAGGGTCTGTCTTTATTAGAGGAATTAACGAATTGTCAGGCAGTACTTCTTTGGCCTGAAGTAAACAAGAACCATGAATGGATTCCCTTTGACGTGGCAGTCTTTTCATTAGAGGAGAATATGCAGATCTTCGAATGGTTGATGGGAAAAATGAAATTAAATCACGAAAGGATATGA
- a CDS encoding metal-sulfur cluster assembly factor, which produces MDQDMKDSIMGALEDVLDPELGIDIVNLGLVYDVDMDEEGNTTVTMTLTAMGCPLAGTIVDQVKYALKDLPEVKDVDVNIVWTPAWTKDRMSRYAKIALGIQ; this is translated from the coding sequence ATGGATCAAGATATGAAAGATAGCATTATGGGTGCTTTAGAGGATGTATTAGACCCTGAATTGGGAATTGATATAGTAAATCTTGGACTTGTGTATGATGTTGATATGGATGAGGAAGGCAATACGACTGTCACGATGACTTTGACGGCGATGGGCTGTCCGCTTGCTGGCACAATTGTCGATCAAGTGAAATATGCATTGAAGGATCTTCCTGAAGTGAAGGACGTGGATGTGAATATTGTATGGACTCCCGCCTGGACTAAGGACCGGATGTCCCGTTATGCGAAAATTGCTCTTGGCATTCAGTAA